CACCCGTTATCACTCCCTGATCGTAGAGCGGGCCTCCCTCCCCGACTGTTTAGAAATTAGCGCCGAAACAGAAGATGGGTTGATCATGGGGTTGAGACATAAAACCCTACCCCTGGAGGGGGTGCAGTTCCATCCAGAATCCATCTTGACCCATCAGGGACATGAGCTACTGAAAAACTTCTTGGAGATGTAAGCATGTCGATTCAACAGACGATAGCCCAGGTAGTAGATGGCAAAGACCTTTCTCAAGAAGAGGCCTATGAGGCGATGCGGGCCGTGATGTCAGGTGACTGCACAGATGCCCAAATTGGCGCCCTGCTCACCGCACTGCGTATGAAAGGGGAAACGGTTGAAGAGATCGCCGGTGCTGCTCAGGCTATGCGAGAAAAAGCTCTGAAGGTCACCGCAGAGGGATCGGTTGTTGATACCTGCGGGACAGGTGGAGATGCTTCTGGAACCTTTAACATCTCCACAACGGTCGCCTTTGTCGTTGCTGCCAGCGGTGTTACCGTCGCCAAACACGGTAACCGCTCCATCACTTCCAAAAGTGGATCTGCTGATGTACTGAAGGCTCTTGGTGTTAATATTGAGGCCGACACATCGGTCGTAGAGACCTGTTTAGCCCGATGTGGCATCGGCTTTTTGTTTGCCGTTAAACATCACGGTGCGATGAAACATGCCATTGGCCCTCGTAAAGAGTTGGCCATGCGTACCATTTTCAATCTTCTCGGTCCACTGACCAACCCCGCGGGTGCCCCCCATCAGTTAATCGGTGTATTTGATGGCAAGTGGGCAGAACCCATGGCCCGTGTGCTCGGCCGTTTGGGTTCTAAACGCGCCATGGTTGCCCATGGTCATGATGGTTTAGATGAGATCACCATCACCACCACCACCCAGATTGCAGAGCTGAAAGAGGATGGCTCGGTTGTCAACTACACATTGGATCCTCGCGATTATGGCCTCTCTTTGGCCAGTATGGATGAGCTTAAAGGGGGGGATGCCGATGAGAATGCTGCGATCACTCGTGGGGTTTTAAGTGGTGCAGAGCAAGGTGCTAAACGGGACATTGTGGTCTTAAATGCTGCAGCGGCACTCTACATCTCAGGCATGGCACAAAATATTGAGTCCGGCAAAGAGATGGCCGAACAGGCCATTGATAGTGGCCGCGCGTTAAAGCGACTGGAAATGTTGGCGGAGACCTCCAACGTCTTACCAGAATAACACAGCACCCAATTACAGACCATAAGGCCAGAGCCGCGCGCTAAACGGCTCTGGCCTTTGCTTGCATATCGTCTACAGCCCTACCACCCCATACCTTTTATGGCAGAGCCCTCCAGCTCTTGCATCAAGGTTTAGCCCACCATTCTAAAGCACGTGACATAGATAGATCAGCTCAGATGTAAGCCACATTTCGCCCTTCCCCATGCACGGACCTGCTTCAATCATCCTCACGCCTTACACGATATTTTAATCTCGGCTCATCATTTTAGAGCATACGGTCGCTAAAGCAGGCTTAACCCTTTGATAGACAGCGCATAGTCGCGCGACGCTAATTCCAATAACCAGCATCAAGCAGGCTTTACGGTACATCCCAACCCTAGGGATTAGAATTTTTTACAGCCATACAGGTCATGGTGGATCTAACACAGCACGGTCATCAGCCGCCCTTTTTTGCTTATCATCCGCACCTTGTATAAATTTTACTTATCATCCCATGTGCAATAGGTATAATACAGGCTTTCTCCCTACCTTTTCTAATACACCGGATGTTAAATATGGTCATCCCAAGCAGCACCCTTGAGAGCAGACAGCTGGGGCAAATTCGTCATAACCCTGAGAACAGCACGACACAGGAGCGTCGACGTCGTTCTTTGATGGAGCATTTACATATGTTCCGCGGTATTAAGGATGAACGCGTTTTAGATATTTTACAAAGCTGCCCGGTTTATCAGTTTGAGAAGGAAACCGTACTCCTGCACCAAGGTGAGGTAAATCATAACGTCTACCTGGTACTAAGTGGGGAGATTAAGGTTCTGCTGGATGAAACGGATGAAGAGCAACATATAATGATACCGGCCGGTAAATGTGTGGGGGATATGTCTGTGCTCGATGCACAGCCCGTCTCGGCTCAAGTCGTTGCCTGTGCAGGTGCGCGTATTGTTGAGATGAACCATGAAGTTTTTTTTAATGACATGCTGACCATACCGGGTGTGGCGAAAAACATGCTCATGGAGCAGATGAAACGGGTACGCCGCTCTAATGCCACAGTACTATCCAAACGAGAAAAAGAGTTGCGCTTGGAGCAGCTTGAACAGGAGCTGAGCATTGCTGGGCAGATCCAGAACAGTGTTTTGCCACACACCTTTCCCTCTTTAGAGCTTTGGCCTTGGCTGAGCATTGCAGCCCATATGATTCCTGCACGGGATATTGGTGGTGATCTCTATGATATTTTTGCCTTAGACGAACACCGCCTGTTTATTCAGGTTGGTGATGTAAGTGGCAAAGGCGTCCCTGCTGCACTCCATATGATGCGCACTTCAGCACTGTTTCAAGTGGCTGCCCGCACCGAGCACTCGCCCTTGGCATGCCTGCAACATCTCAACACGCCCCTCAAAGAGAGCTCACCCAGCTTTATGTTTGTTACCGCTTTTTGTGCCATTTTTGATGTCCGCACAGGCGAAATAACCTATGCCAATGCTGCGCACCTTCCCCCAGTCATTAAGAAAAAAGATGGCTCTACCCATTTCATCGACATGCAGGGTGGTATGGTTCTAGGCATTTTAGATCAGCCAGATTTTAGCACAGGCTGCTTTACCTTGAACGAAGGCGAGAGCCTTGTTCTTTATAGTGATGGTGTAACGGAAGCAATGAATGCACAAGAAGAGATGTTTGAGGATTCACGACTTTTACAAGCCCTGGAAAAAACAGAACATTGTGGTGCTCAACACCTTGTAGACCAACTATTCAGTCAAGTACAGAGCTTTGCCAATGGTTTTACTCAATCTGATGACATTACCGTTGTCGCCCTTCACAGAGGTCAACAATAACCCAGTAAACGCCCACCCCCACCCACCGGTGCACCCTGCCCTATATTCTGGCGGAGAATCTGTTCATTGATGGACTCATCCATACAACGCGCTCCGCCATCATACACGCCTCACAACATCCACCTGACCATACATGCAAACCGGATGTATACGCTTAGACGCGCTGACCATGCTTATACAAAGCAACTTGCTGGATCAACGCTTCAGCCGTATGGTTCGTTTTCAGTTGCTTTAATCCCGTTATGAGTTTGGACAGTTTCTGCTGCTGGGCGCATCCATCCCCACGGCAAGGCGTACACTTGGTCATCACTTGCTGTTGATCATTTAAGCGGGGCAGATGATCAAATGCTTTCATAAGGCTTAATTTACTGCCGTAAGATCCTTGATCGTCCTTCAGGCGGCGTAACAATTCCGTTTTCAATTGAATAATA
The Magnetococcus sp. PR-3 DNA segment above includes these coding regions:
- the trpD gene encoding anthranilate phosphoribosyltransferase, whose product is MSIQQTIAQVVDGKDLSQEEAYEAMRAVMSGDCTDAQIGALLTALRMKGETVEEIAGAAQAMREKALKVTAEGSVVDTCGTGGDASGTFNISTTVAFVVAASGVTVAKHGNRSITSKSGSADVLKALGVNIEADTSVVETCLARCGIGFLFAVKHHGAMKHAIGPRKELAMRTIFNLLGPLTNPAGAPHQLIGVFDGKWAEPMARVLGRLGSKRAMVAHGHDGLDEITITTTTQIAELKEDGSVVNYTLDPRDYGLSLASMDELKGGDADENAAITRGVLSGAEQGAKRDIVVLNAAAALYISGMAQNIESGKEMAEQAIDSGRALKRLEMLAETSNVLPE
- a CDS encoding SpoIIE family protein phosphatase; the encoded protein is MVIPSSTLESRQLGQIRHNPENSTTQERRRRSLMEHLHMFRGIKDERVLDILQSCPVYQFEKETVLLHQGEVNHNVYLVLSGEIKVLLDETDEEQHIMIPAGKCVGDMSVLDAQPVSAQVVACAGARIVEMNHEVFFNDMLTIPGVAKNMLMEQMKRVRRSNATVLSKREKELRLEQLEQELSIAGQIQNSVLPHTFPSLELWPWLSIAAHMIPARDIGGDLYDIFALDEHRLFIQVGDVSGKGVPAALHMMRTSALFQVAARTEHSPLACLQHLNTPLKESSPSFMFVTAFCAIFDVRTGEITYANAAHLPPVIKKKDGSTHFIDMQGGMVLGILDQPDFSTGCFTLNEGESLVLYSDGVTEAMNAQEEMFEDSRLLQALEKTEHCGAQHLVDQLFSQVQSFANGFTQSDDITVVALHRGQQ